One stretch of Penaeus chinensis breed Huanghai No. 1 chromosome 27, ASM1920278v2, whole genome shotgun sequence DNA includes these proteins:
- the LOC125039454 gene encoding serrate RNA effector molecule homolog isoform X5 translates to MSRLGRGSHNDPSFAPLCVSSPCVVQVAIFHSGRFKAKYHPEECVKRRDEQLSNLKRRVSVFCELFEMSRMENISVDADQSDQLLKLLDSVVIKLEGGTDLDLQVLDQAPEEDVKSQPIEEEKKPFILGEDSDEGEEKEKSEEKNPDEPLKMDMSEEQMELQKKAKEYLKQKVNEGEKETRKRKHSGSSSSSSSSDSDDEPMEEDLKEPPPPGMEKEEGENVVEEKPEEGEEKSTEEEKKENGLQPPGEEEENKEDLDEETASRNGEKEEDKDKESKKDEEEEGKEEEQKPRALHKTASIFLRNLAPTITKQEVEAMCRRYNGFLRAAIADPQPERRWFRRGWVTFRRDVNIKDICWNLNNIRLRDCELGAIVNRDLSRRIRTVNGITSHRSVVRSDIKLSAKIIQNLDSRWGLWIEAAESLDNAVRLHSLLLSLTSSSNPVLRNITDYLIEEASAEEEELLGANDASANNSEEKAEGEAIERDPSLIKVLDRLLLYLRIVHSVDYYNHSEYPNEDEMPNRCGIMHARGIPPSSKVTPQEVQDYCRAFENKIGSFLQPLTKLSDDESKKLGLKEAEEEVEKFVQSNTQEVAKDKWQCPLCGKKFKGAEYVHKHILIKHAEKVKEVKKEVDYFNNYLRDPKRPQLPEYPGNKHGGRKDDRPDPYVAAYPQQAPGYGAYGGAYGRQYPAAPGYAYGSSYPKDYYAGRGDHYAREPYARPRVTYRSRSGDPREVIGYHDLDAPDDTDLF, encoded by the exons ATGTCTAGGCTAGGCAGGGGGTCGCACAATGACCCGTCGTTCGCTCCGCTCTGTGTATCGAGCCCATGTGTGGTACAGGTGGCAATTTTCCACTCAGGCAG GTTTAAGGCCAAGTACCACCCAGAGGAGTGTGTGAAGCGACGGGATGAGCAGCTGTCAAACTTGAAG AGAAGAGTGTCTGTTTTTTGTGAACTTTTTGAAATGAGTCGAATGGAGAATATTAGTGTTGATGCCGATCAGTCAGACCAACTTCTGAAGCTTTTGGACTCTGTGGTCATCAAACTGGAAGGAGGCACAGACCTTGATCTTCAGGTTTTGGACCAAGCGCCTGAGGAGGATGTCAAGTCTCAGCcaattgaagaagaaaagaagccatTTATTTTGGGAGAGGA tTCTgatgagggtgaagagaaggagaaatcagAAGAGAAGAATCCTGATGAACCACTAAAGATGGACATGTCAGAAGAACAGATGGAACTGCAGAAGAAAGCTAAGGAGTACCTTAAACAGAAGgttaatgaaggagaaaaag AGACTCGGAAGCGAAAGCACTCTGGCAGTTCTTCCTCTAGCTCATCAAGTGACTCGGACGACGAGCCCATGGAGGAAGACTTGAAAGAACCACCACCTCCCGgcatggagaaggaagagggggagaatgtgGTAGAAGAGAAGCctgaagagggtgaggagaagagcacagaggaggagaagaaagaaaatggactcCAGCCcccaggagaagaggaggagaataaggaagatctGGATGAAG AAACCGCTTCtcggaatggggagaaagaggaagataaagataaggaatccaaaaaagatgaagaggaggagggtaaggaagaagaacagaaaccTAGGGCACTCCACAAAACAGCATCCATCTTCTTACGGAATTTGGCTCCAACAATAACCAAGCAGGAAGTTGAAGCG ATGTGTCGGCGATATAATGGATTTTTGCGAGCTGCCATTGCAGACCCTCAACCAGAACGCAGGTGGTTCAGACGTGGATGGGTAACATTCAGGAGAGACGTCAACATTAAAGACATTTGTTGGAACCTAAATAATATTAGA CTGAGAGACTGTGAACTTGGGGCTATTGTCAATCGAGATCTGAGCCGTCGCATTCGCACTGTAAATGGAATCACTTCTCACCGCAGTGTTGTCCGTTCAGATATCAAGTTATCAGCCAAGATTATCCAGAACCTTGATTCTCGTTGGGGATTATGGATTGAGGCAGCTGAGAGCCTGGACAATGCAGTAAGACTTCATTCATTG TTGCTGAGCCTGACTTCCTCGTCAAACCCTGTGCTTCGGAACATAACTGACTACTTAATAGAAGAGGCCAgtgcagaggaggaggaattacTTGGCGCTAATGACGCATCAGCCAACAATAGTGaggaaaaggcagagggagaagcaATTGAAAGAGATCCTAGTCTGATTAAG GTATTGGATAGATTACTTCTTTACTTGCGTATTGTGCATTCAGTGGACTATTACAATCATTCTGAATACCCCAATGAAGATGAAATGCCCAATAGGTGTGGTATCATGCATGCCCGTGGCATACCACCCTCAAGTAAAGTAACACCTCAAGAAGTACAAGATTATTGTAGAGCCTTTGAAAACAAGATTGGATCATTCCTGCAACCATTGACCAAACTTAGCGATGATGAATCAAAGAAATTAG GTctgaaagaggcagaggaagaggtagagaagttTGTCCAGTCCAACACTCAAGAGGTAGCCAAGGACAAGTGGCAGTGTCCCCTCTGCGGGAAGAAGTTCAAGGGTGCAGagtatgtgcacaaacacatccTCATCAAGCATGCTGAGAAAGTCAAGGAGGTCAAAAAAGAG GTGGATTACTTCAATAATTATCTCAGAGATCCAAAGAGACCTCAGCTGCCAGAATATCCTGGGAATAAGCATGGTGGCAGAAAGGATGACCGGCCTGACCCATATGTTGCAGCCTATCCCCAGCAGGCACCTGG GTATGGTGCCTATGGTGGAGCATATGGTAGGCAGTACCCAGCAGCACCTGGATACGCTTATGGTAGTAGCTACCCCAAAGATTACTATGCAGGACGTGGTGACCACTACGCTCGTGAACCCTATGCCAGGCCACGTGTAACTTACAGGTCACG GTCGGGCGACCCGCGGGAAGTCATTGGCTACCATGACTTGGATGCTCCCGATGATACAGATCTCTTTTAA